A single region of the Triticum dicoccoides isolate Atlit2015 ecotype Zavitan chromosome 2B, WEW_v2.0, whole genome shotgun sequence genome encodes:
- the LOC119368948 gene encoding uncharacterized protein LOC119368948, which produces MRSGARLLSPGRAAASSQDAPTPPPVHSTSHPDVPPPAAPGLLPTERGAAPPFAFSVGASTGLRPPPIFIPDRCRRSGSGLPSRRSYRLQLLPAYRLRPFASSSQPTDTLVQVASSQSVELKMKWNGDIKSFFWNYEAAKRKNVAAEEQPEYEDALSNIEDEAVLPPPLVHFAEIEVDIEDEAFHSDAEVESDSEDEVASLQHPCARPYNIQRLPPDPGERIPISEYDVDDQDEVRRRYIAKQAVQPYAHNFQIRKICGKKRHFNFVWFETYKWLEYSVKYEATFFFVCYLFKGKSNGGPRGDALVNGG; this is translated from the exons ATGCGCTCAGGCGCTCGGCTCCTTTCACCAGGCCGCGCCGCCGCTAGCAGCCAGGACGCACCGACGCCTCCGCCAGTCCACTCCACCAGCCACCCGGACGTCCCACCGCCAGCCGCTCCTGGCCTCCTTCCAACAGAACGCGGCGCCGCGCCGCCGTTCGCCTTCTCGGTCGGAGCAAGCACGGGACTGCGCCCACCTCCCATCTTCATTCCTGACCGCTGTCGCCGTTCCGGGTCCGGTCTCCCGAGCCGGAGGAGCTACAGGCTGCAGCTACTACCGGCCTACCGCCTCCGACCCTTCGCCTCATCCTCACAGCCGACCGACACCCTCGTCCAAGTGGCCAGTTCTCAGTCAGTGG AACTGAAGATGAAGTGGAATGGTGACATTAAGTCCTTTTTCTGGAATTATGAGGCTGCTAAAAGAAAGAATGTTGCAGCCGAAGAGCAACCTGAATATGAAGATGCATTGTCAAATATTGAAGATGAAGCAGTCCTTCCTCCACCTCTAGTCCATTTTGCAGAGATTGAAGTTGATATTGAAGATGAAGCATTCCATTCTGATGCAGAGGTTGAAAGTGATAGTGAAGATGAAGTGGCATCACTCCAACATCCATGTGCAAGGCCATATAATATTCAAAGGCTTCCTCCTGATCCAGGGGAGAGGATTCCTATTTCAGAGTATGATGTCGATGATCAAGATGAAGTTCGGAGACGATACATTGCAAAGCAAGCAGTCCAACCATATGCACACAACTTTCAAATCAGGAAAATCTGTGGTAAAAAACGACACTTCAACTTTGTTTGGTTTGAGACCTACAAATGGCTAGAATATAGTGTCAAATATGAGGCAACATTTTTCTTTGTGTGTTATTTGTTCAAAGGGAAATCGAATGGGGGGCCTAGGGGTGATGCCTTAGTTAATGGTGGTTGA